One stretch of Brachyhypopomus gauderio isolate BG-103 chromosome 8, BGAUD_0.2, whole genome shotgun sequence DNA includes these proteins:
- the atp7b gene encoding copper-transporting ATPase 2 isoform X1: protein MKLASLSNFTKRVSKSARNGEQVCMVECSPLCRCVSDPCVCRSLEDRDGLKLLKQENGEPHDTWASKKHAFDNLAYEPGSLSELRPNAGHLSRVCFHLSGLGVHSAQVLRARLCALNGVVAASVPLSDGQAWVDHDPSTVTVGVILQEIQGMGYRVEEVTTMWVVGHGKPAADGSWVRIGVEGMTCLSCSQSIEGRVGALQGVLGIQVSLSKMEAVIQFKPSEVKPEQLREYIEDMGFDAFLKDSRALESSHTGYHPAAFVEVTLGLEGMHCGSCVKNITESLSRMLGVQSVHVSLENKSVDLKYDISLTTLDTVKGTLEGLPPGNFKVTIPEENPELSSQKLRNNASECSQNFRTHPTGSTFLQKVTVGIKGMTCNSCVQSIEGLISQRDGVHSIMVFLSEEKGMITFDPHLTCPAELKGAIEDMGFEAYLEEDSGIGDTSTSRKGSHNSTHSTPRNPTLPRAKPQTPKPHAAAANSVRTRVPGEETQKCFIHVTGMTCASCVANIERNLHKHKGIKTVLVALMAGKVEIKYDPENLDPAQIVRLITDLGYGASLIQDGAVSDGVLDLSVTGMTCASCVHNIETKLRRTGGILEATVALSTNKAHVKFDPDVVGARDIIRTIEGLGFGVSLIKNDALRKNDGLDLHKEIHQWKQSFLFCLVFGIPVMGLMIYMMVMDSQHMEHGGSMPEEQNVLPGLSILNLAFFLLCTPVQIFGGRHFYIQAYRSLKHGTANMDVLIVLATTVAYVYSCIVLLVAMGEGASQSPVTFFDTPPMLFVFIALGRWLEHVAKSKTSEALAKLISLQATDATIVVLGHDNSIISEEQVSVELVQRGDVVKVAPGGKFPVDGKVVEGSSMADESLITGEPMPVRKKPGSCVIAGSINAHGALLVEATHVGADTTLCQIVRLVEEAQTSKAPIQQFADKLSGYFVPFIVVVSVLTLAAWLLIGFLNFAIVVKYFPDYDKSVPRTDVVMRFAFQASITVLSIACPCSLGLATPTAVMVGTGVGAQNGILIKGGEPLEMAHKIRVVMFDKTGTITNGVPQVTWVLVLWDRARLPLRTVLAVVGTAEACSEHPLGTAVAKHCREELGTETLGYCQDFQAVPGCGISCRVSNLEELLSAEVSPDPEGVRAARLTLQGATMDEGTVLADADAGPGQTSYSVLIGNRRWMQRNGIQVTADVDEAMSSHEKKGQTAILVAIDGVLCAMLAIADTVKAESALAVRTLNKMGIEVLMITGDNRRTAKAIASQVGIRKVFAEVLPSHKVAKVQELQEKGVKVAMVGDGVNDSPALARADLGIAIGTGTDVAIEAADVVLIRNDLLDVVASIELSKKTVQRIRINFVFALIYNLLGIPIAAGVFMPAGLVLQPWMGSAAMAASSVSVLVSSLLLRLYKKTSVEQYESRAHGRPWSMSSSQISTHVGLEDRGCSRSRSGDASQSPGPSGLARPLPYSDHDRCSLLDYDRHAQKLIV from the exons ATGAAGCTCGCCTCGTTGAGCAACTTCACTAAACGCGTATCAAAGTCCGCGCGTAACGGGGAACAGGTGTGCATGGTCGAGTGTTCGCCTCTGTGTCGCTGCGTGTCGGATCCATGTGTCTGTCGTTCCTTAGAAGACAGAGATGGACTGAAACTACTTAAG CAGGAGAACGGAGAACCACACGACACATGGGCTTCTAAGAAACATGCCTTCGATAATCTGGCGTATGAGCCAGGGAGCCTTAGTGAACTTAGGCCGAATGCGGGCCACCTCTCTCGGGTATGTTTCCACCTTAGTGGCCTTGGAGTGCACAGTGCTCAGGTCCTCCGTGCACGGCTTTGTGCTCTCAACGGCGTTGTGGCCGCATCTGTTCCTTTGTCTGATGGCCAAGCCTGGGTAGACCACGATCCCTCAACGGTCACGGTCGGAGTGATCCTTCAGGAGATCCAGGGAATGGGGTACAGGGTGGAAGAGGTGACCACCATGTGGGTGGTTGGACACGGGAAGCCAGCAGCAGACGGAAGCTGGGTGAGGATCGGGGTGGAGGGCATGACCTGCCTCTCCTGTTCTCAGTCTATTGAAGGAAGAGTTGGAGCACTGCAAGGGGTTCTGGGTATCCAGGTGTCTTTAAGCAAGATGGAAGCTGTTATACAGTTTAAACCATCAGAAGTGAAACCCGAACAACTTAGGGAATATATAGAAGACATGGGTTTTGATGCCTTTCTAAAAGACTCACGTGCACTGGAATCATCACACACTGGATATCACCCAGCAGCATTTGTGGAGGTTACGTTAGGTTTGGAAGGGATGCATTGTGGGTCATGTGTAAAGAATATAACAGAGAGCTTATCAAGAATGCTAGGTGTCCAGTCTGTGCACGTGTCCCTGGAAAACAAAAGTGTGGATTTGAAATATGACATATCTCTGACCACTTTGGACACAGTCAAAGGGACGTTGGAGGGTCTCCCTCCTGGGAATTTTAAGGTAACCATTCCAGAAGAGAATCCAGAATTATCTTCTCAGAAGCTGAGGAACAATGCTTCAGAATGCTCTCAGAACTTCAGAACTCATCCCACGGGCAGCACATTCCTCCAAAAAGTGACAGTAGGAATTAAAGGGATGACTTGCAACTCCTGCGTGCAGTCCATAGAGGGGCTTATATCTCAGAGAGATGGTGTGCATTCCATCATGGTGTTTCTGAGCGAGGAGAAGGGGATGATCACCTTTGATCCCCACCTGACCTGTCCTGCAGAGCTCAAGGGTGCCATTGAGGACATGGGTTTTGAAGCGTACCTGGAAGAAG ATTCTGGCATCGGGGATACCTCAACCAGCAGAAAGGGGTCACATAACAGCACGCACTCTACCCCTAGAAACCCGACTCTACCAAGGGCCAAGCCTCAGACCCCCAAACCTCATGCGGccgcagcaaattcagtgagaACACGAGTTCCTGGAGAGGAGACCCAGAAGTGCTTCATCCATGTGACTGGGATGACCTGCGCTTCATGTGTGGCTAACATTGAGAGAAACCTGCACAAGcacaaag ggaTTAAAACTGTCCTGGTGGCCCTCATGGCGGGTAAAGTTGAAATAAAGTACGACCCAGAGAACCTGGACCCGGCTCAGATCGTACGTCTCATCACTGACTTGGGCTATGGAGCCTCGTTAATACAAGACGGTGCAGTTAGTGACGGTGTTCTGGACCTTTCC GTGACGGGTATGACATGTGCCTCTTGCGTCCACAACATCGAGACCAAACTCCGCAGAACAGGGGGTATTCTAGAGGCCACTGTTGCCCTGTCCACCAACAAGGCTCATGTTAAATTTGACCCAGATGTGGTAGGGGCCCGTGACATCATAAGAACCATAGAG GGTCTGGGATTTGGAGTGTCCTTGATAAAGAACGATGCCTTACGGAAGAATGACGGTTTGGACCTCCACAAGGAGATACACCA GTGGAAGCAGTCTTTCCTCTTCTGCCTGGTCTTCGGCATCCCCGTCATGGGCCTGATGATCTACATGATGGTGATGGACAGCCAGCACATGGAGCACGGTGGCTCCATGCCTGAGGAGCAGAACGTCCTGCCCGGACTCTCCATCCTCAACCTGGCCTTCTTCCTGCTGTGCACACCTGTCCAG ATTTTCGGAGGTCGTCACTTCTACATCCAGGCTTACCGTTCTTTGAAGCATGGCACAGCCAACATGGATGTGCTCATCGTCCTGGCAACCACTGTCGCCTACGTGTACTCATGTATCGTGCTGCTTGTTGCCATGGGTGAGGGCGCCTCACAAAGTCCCGTCACGTTTTTCGATACGCCCCCCATGCTGTTCGTGTTCATCGCCCTCGGACGCTGGTTGGAGCATGTTGCCAAG AGCAAGACTTCAGAAGCTCTGGCAAAGCTCATCTCTCTTCAGGCCACAGATGCAACTATCGTGGTATTAGGGCACGATAATTCCATTATCAG TGAGGAGCAGGTCTCCGTGGAGCTGGTGCAGAGAGGAGATGTGGTGAAGGTGGCGCCTGGAGGGAAGTTCCCTGTGGACGGGAAAGTGGTCGAAGGAAGTTCCATGGCTGACGAGTCGCTGATCACAG GGGAGCCGATGCCAGTTCGCAAGAAACCCGGTAGCTGTGTGATCGCTGGCTCCATTAACGCACACGGAGCTTTGCTGGTGGAGGCTACACACGTCGGTGCGGACACCACGCTCTGCCAGATAGTTCGACTAGTTGAGGAGGCGCAGACGTCCAAG GCACCGATCCAGCAGTTTGCCGACAAGCTGAGCGGCTACTTCGTCCCTTTCATCGTCGTGGTCTCCGTGCTCACTCTGGCAGCCTGGCTCCTTATTGGGTTTCTCAACTTCGCCATCGTGGTGAAGTATTTTCCC GACTATGATAAAAGCGTTCCGCGGACGGATGTGGTCATGCGATTTGCGTTCCAAGCCTCCATCACTGTGCTGTCAATCGCCTGCCCCTGCTCTCTTGGCCTGGCAACCCCGACGGCGGTGATGGTGGGCACGGGGGTGGGTGCCCAGAACGGCATCCTCATCAAGGGTGGAGAACCACTGGAGATGGCCCACAAG ATCAGAGTGGTGATGTTCGATAAAACGGGCACTATCACCAACGGCGTGCCACAGGTGACCTGGGTTCTGGTTCTGTGGGATCGGGCACGGTTGCCCTTGCGCACAGTTCTGGCCGTGGTGGGGACGGCAGAGGCCTGCAGTGAACACCCACTGGGCACCGCTGTTGCCAAGCACTGCAGAGag GAGCTGGGCACCGAGACACTGGGCTACTGCCAGGACTTCCAGGCTGTGCCAGGCTGTGGAATCAGCTGCAGGGTCTCCAACCTGGAGGAGCTGCTGTCCGCGGAGGTCAGCCCAGACCCGGAGGGTGTGCGTGCAGCCCGGCTCACGTTGCAGGGGGCCACGATGGACGAGGGCACCGTGCTGGCGGATGCAGACGCAGGCCCAG gacagaCCTCCTACTCCGTCCTGATTGGGAACAGGCGGTGGATGCAGAGGAACGGAATACAGGTCACGGCCGATGTGGATGAAGCCATGAGCAGCCACGAGAAGAAAGGCCAGACAGCCATCCTGGTGGCCATCGACG GTGTGCTGTGTGCTATGCTAGCTATAGCAGACACTGTGAAAGCAGAATCTGCTCTGGCCGTGCGCACGCTGAACAAGATGGGGATCGAAGTTCTCATGATCACTGGAGATAACAGACGCACTGCTAAAGCCATTGCctctcag GTGGGCATCAGGAAGGTGTTTGCTGAGGTCCTGCCCTCTCACAAGGTGGCCAAGGTCCAGGAGCTGCAGGAGAAGGGTGTGAAGGTGGCCATGGTGGGCGACGGGGTGAACGACTCGCCCGCGCTCGCCCGCGCAGACCTGGGCATCGCCATCGGGACGGGCACCGACGTGGCTATCGAGGCAGCAGATGTGGTGCTCATTCGG AATGACCTGCTGGATGTGGTGGCCAGTATTGAGCTGTCCAAAAAGACGGTGCAGAGAATCCGAATCAACTTCGTTTTCGCACTCATTTACAACCTGCTGGGCATTCCTATCGCAGCAG GTGTGTTTATGCCCGCTGGTTTGGTGCTCCAGCCCTGGATGGGTTCAGCAGCTATGGCCGCCTCTTCTGTCTCCGTGCTAGTCTCCTCTTTGCTGCTACGGCT GTACAAGAAGACGTCGGTGGAGCAGTACGAGTCACGTGCTCACGGCCGTCCGTGGAGCATGAGCTCGTCCCAGATCAGCACCCACGTGGGGCTGGAGGATCGTGGCTGTAGCCGGTCTCGATCTGGAGACGCCTCCCAGAGCCCCGGGCCCTCTGGCCTGGCCAGGCCGCTGCCTTACTCAGACCACGACCGCTGTTCACTTCTGGACTACGACCGACATGCACAAAAGCTCATAGTGTAA
- the atp7b gene encoding copper-transporting ATPase 2 isoform X4, whose product MYGSTWSSKWQENGEPHDTWASKKHAFDNLAYEPGSLSELRPNAGHLSRVCFHLSGLGVHSAQVLRARLCALNGVVAASVPLSDGQAWVDHDPSTVTVGVILQEIQGMGYRVEEVTTMWVVGHGKPAADGSWVRIGVEGMTCLSCSQSIEGRVGALQGVLGIQVSLSKMEAVIQFKPSEVKPEQLREYIEDMGFDAFLKDSRALESSHTGYHPAAFVEVTLGLEGMHCGSCVKNITESLSRMLGVQSVHVSLENKSVDLKYDISLTTLDTVKGTLEGLPPGNFKVTIPEENPELSSQKLRNNASECSQNFRTHPTGSTFLQKVTVGIKGMTCNSCVQSIEGLISQRDGVHSIMVFLSEEKGMITFDPHLTCPAELKGAIEDMGFEAYLEEDSGIGDTSTSRKGSHNSTHSTPRNPTLPRAKPQTPKPHAAAANSVRTRVPGEETQKCFIHVTGMTCASCVANIERNLHKHKGIKTVLVALMAGKVEIKYDPENLDPAQIVRLITDLGYGASLIQDGAVSDGVLDLSVTGMTCASCVHNIETKLRRTGGILEATVALSTNKAHVKFDPDVVGARDIIRTIEGLGFGVSLIKNDALRKNDGLDLHKEIHQWKQSFLFCLVFGIPVMGLMIYMMVMDSQHMEHGGSMPEEQNVLPGLSILNLAFFLLCTPVQIFGGRHFYIQAYRSLKHGTANMDVLIVLATTVAYVYSCIVLLVAMGEGASQSPVTFFDTPPMLFVFIALGRWLEHVAKSKTSEALAKLISLQATDATIVVLGHDNSIISEEQVSVELVQRGDVVKVAPGGKFPVDGKVVEGSSMADESLITGEPMPVRKKPGSCVIAGSINAHGALLVEATHVGADTTLCQIVRLVEEAQTSKAPIQQFADKLSGYFVPFIVVVSVLTLAAWLLIGFLNFAIVVKYFPDYDKSVPRTDVVMRFAFQASITVLSIACPCSLGLATPTAVMVGTGVGAQNGILIKGGEPLEMAHKIRVVMFDKTGTITNGVPQVTWVLVLWDRARLPLRTVLAVVGTAEACSEHPLGTAVAKHCREELGTETLGYCQDFQAVPGCGISCRVSNLEELLSAEVSPDPEGVRAARLTLQGATMDEGTVLADADAGPGQTSYSVLIGNRRWMQRNGIQVTADVDEAMSSHEKKGQTAILVAIDGVLCAMLAIADTVKAESALAVRTLNKMGIEVLMITGDNRRTAKAIASQVGIRKVFAEVLPSHKVAKVQELQEKGVKVAMVGDGVNDSPALARADLGIAIGTGTDVAIEAADVVLIRNDLLDVVASIELSKKTVQRIRINFVFALIYNLLGIPIAAGVFMPAGLVLQPWMGSAAMAASSVSVLVSSLLLRLYKKTSVEQYESRAHGRPWSMSSSQISTHVGLEDRGCSRSRSGDASQSPGPSGLARPLPYSDHDRCSLLDYDRHAQKLIV is encoded by the exons ATGTACGGCTCAACGTGGTCCAGCAAGTGG CAGGAGAACGGAGAACCACACGACACATGGGCTTCTAAGAAACATGCCTTCGATAATCTGGCGTATGAGCCAGGGAGCCTTAGTGAACTTAGGCCGAATGCGGGCCACCTCTCTCGGGTATGTTTCCACCTTAGTGGCCTTGGAGTGCACAGTGCTCAGGTCCTCCGTGCACGGCTTTGTGCTCTCAACGGCGTTGTGGCCGCATCTGTTCCTTTGTCTGATGGCCAAGCCTGGGTAGACCACGATCCCTCAACGGTCACGGTCGGAGTGATCCTTCAGGAGATCCAGGGAATGGGGTACAGGGTGGAAGAGGTGACCACCATGTGGGTGGTTGGACACGGGAAGCCAGCAGCAGACGGAAGCTGGGTGAGGATCGGGGTGGAGGGCATGACCTGCCTCTCCTGTTCTCAGTCTATTGAAGGAAGAGTTGGAGCACTGCAAGGGGTTCTGGGTATCCAGGTGTCTTTAAGCAAGATGGAAGCTGTTATACAGTTTAAACCATCAGAAGTGAAACCCGAACAACTTAGGGAATATATAGAAGACATGGGTTTTGATGCCTTTCTAAAAGACTCACGTGCACTGGAATCATCACACACTGGATATCACCCAGCAGCATTTGTGGAGGTTACGTTAGGTTTGGAAGGGATGCATTGTGGGTCATGTGTAAAGAATATAACAGAGAGCTTATCAAGAATGCTAGGTGTCCAGTCTGTGCACGTGTCCCTGGAAAACAAAAGTGTGGATTTGAAATATGACATATCTCTGACCACTTTGGACACAGTCAAAGGGACGTTGGAGGGTCTCCCTCCTGGGAATTTTAAGGTAACCATTCCAGAAGAGAATCCAGAATTATCTTCTCAGAAGCTGAGGAACAATGCTTCAGAATGCTCTCAGAACTTCAGAACTCATCCCACGGGCAGCACATTCCTCCAAAAAGTGACAGTAGGAATTAAAGGGATGACTTGCAACTCCTGCGTGCAGTCCATAGAGGGGCTTATATCTCAGAGAGATGGTGTGCATTCCATCATGGTGTTTCTGAGCGAGGAGAAGGGGATGATCACCTTTGATCCCCACCTGACCTGTCCTGCAGAGCTCAAGGGTGCCATTGAGGACATGGGTTTTGAAGCGTACCTGGAAGAAG ATTCTGGCATCGGGGATACCTCAACCAGCAGAAAGGGGTCACATAACAGCACGCACTCTACCCCTAGAAACCCGACTCTACCAAGGGCCAAGCCTCAGACCCCCAAACCTCATGCGGccgcagcaaattcagtgagaACACGAGTTCCTGGAGAGGAGACCCAGAAGTGCTTCATCCATGTGACTGGGATGACCTGCGCTTCATGTGTGGCTAACATTGAGAGAAACCTGCACAAGcacaaag ggaTTAAAACTGTCCTGGTGGCCCTCATGGCGGGTAAAGTTGAAATAAAGTACGACCCAGAGAACCTGGACCCGGCTCAGATCGTACGTCTCATCACTGACTTGGGCTATGGAGCCTCGTTAATACAAGACGGTGCAGTTAGTGACGGTGTTCTGGACCTTTCC GTGACGGGTATGACATGTGCCTCTTGCGTCCACAACATCGAGACCAAACTCCGCAGAACAGGGGGTATTCTAGAGGCCACTGTTGCCCTGTCCACCAACAAGGCTCATGTTAAATTTGACCCAGATGTGGTAGGGGCCCGTGACATCATAAGAACCATAGAG GGTCTGGGATTTGGAGTGTCCTTGATAAAGAACGATGCCTTACGGAAGAATGACGGTTTGGACCTCCACAAGGAGATACACCA GTGGAAGCAGTCTTTCCTCTTCTGCCTGGTCTTCGGCATCCCCGTCATGGGCCTGATGATCTACATGATGGTGATGGACAGCCAGCACATGGAGCACGGTGGCTCCATGCCTGAGGAGCAGAACGTCCTGCCCGGACTCTCCATCCTCAACCTGGCCTTCTTCCTGCTGTGCACACCTGTCCAG ATTTTCGGAGGTCGTCACTTCTACATCCAGGCTTACCGTTCTTTGAAGCATGGCACAGCCAACATGGATGTGCTCATCGTCCTGGCAACCACTGTCGCCTACGTGTACTCATGTATCGTGCTGCTTGTTGCCATGGGTGAGGGCGCCTCACAAAGTCCCGTCACGTTTTTCGATACGCCCCCCATGCTGTTCGTGTTCATCGCCCTCGGACGCTGGTTGGAGCATGTTGCCAAG AGCAAGACTTCAGAAGCTCTGGCAAAGCTCATCTCTCTTCAGGCCACAGATGCAACTATCGTGGTATTAGGGCACGATAATTCCATTATCAG TGAGGAGCAGGTCTCCGTGGAGCTGGTGCAGAGAGGAGATGTGGTGAAGGTGGCGCCTGGAGGGAAGTTCCCTGTGGACGGGAAAGTGGTCGAAGGAAGTTCCATGGCTGACGAGTCGCTGATCACAG GGGAGCCGATGCCAGTTCGCAAGAAACCCGGTAGCTGTGTGATCGCTGGCTCCATTAACGCACACGGAGCTTTGCTGGTGGAGGCTACACACGTCGGTGCGGACACCACGCTCTGCCAGATAGTTCGACTAGTTGAGGAGGCGCAGACGTCCAAG GCACCGATCCAGCAGTTTGCCGACAAGCTGAGCGGCTACTTCGTCCCTTTCATCGTCGTGGTCTCCGTGCTCACTCTGGCAGCCTGGCTCCTTATTGGGTTTCTCAACTTCGCCATCGTGGTGAAGTATTTTCCC GACTATGATAAAAGCGTTCCGCGGACGGATGTGGTCATGCGATTTGCGTTCCAAGCCTCCATCACTGTGCTGTCAATCGCCTGCCCCTGCTCTCTTGGCCTGGCAACCCCGACGGCGGTGATGGTGGGCACGGGGGTGGGTGCCCAGAACGGCATCCTCATCAAGGGTGGAGAACCACTGGAGATGGCCCACAAG ATCAGAGTGGTGATGTTCGATAAAACGGGCACTATCACCAACGGCGTGCCACAGGTGACCTGGGTTCTGGTTCTGTGGGATCGGGCACGGTTGCCCTTGCGCACAGTTCTGGCCGTGGTGGGGACGGCAGAGGCCTGCAGTGAACACCCACTGGGCACCGCTGTTGCCAAGCACTGCAGAGag GAGCTGGGCACCGAGACACTGGGCTACTGCCAGGACTTCCAGGCTGTGCCAGGCTGTGGAATCAGCTGCAGGGTCTCCAACCTGGAGGAGCTGCTGTCCGCGGAGGTCAGCCCAGACCCGGAGGGTGTGCGTGCAGCCCGGCTCACGTTGCAGGGGGCCACGATGGACGAGGGCACCGTGCTGGCGGATGCAGACGCAGGCCCAG gacagaCCTCCTACTCCGTCCTGATTGGGAACAGGCGGTGGATGCAGAGGAACGGAATACAGGTCACGGCCGATGTGGATGAAGCCATGAGCAGCCACGAGAAGAAAGGCCAGACAGCCATCCTGGTGGCCATCGACG GTGTGCTGTGTGCTATGCTAGCTATAGCAGACACTGTGAAAGCAGAATCTGCTCTGGCCGTGCGCACGCTGAACAAGATGGGGATCGAAGTTCTCATGATCACTGGAGATAACAGACGCACTGCTAAAGCCATTGCctctcag GTGGGCATCAGGAAGGTGTTTGCTGAGGTCCTGCCCTCTCACAAGGTGGCCAAGGTCCAGGAGCTGCAGGAGAAGGGTGTGAAGGTGGCCATGGTGGGCGACGGGGTGAACGACTCGCCCGCGCTCGCCCGCGCAGACCTGGGCATCGCCATCGGGACGGGCACCGACGTGGCTATCGAGGCAGCAGATGTGGTGCTCATTCGG AATGACCTGCTGGATGTGGTGGCCAGTATTGAGCTGTCCAAAAAGACGGTGCAGAGAATCCGAATCAACTTCGTTTTCGCACTCATTTACAACCTGCTGGGCATTCCTATCGCAGCAG GTGTGTTTATGCCCGCTGGTTTGGTGCTCCAGCCCTGGATGGGTTCAGCAGCTATGGCCGCCTCTTCTGTCTCCGTGCTAGTCTCCTCTTTGCTGCTACGGCT GTACAAGAAGACGTCGGTGGAGCAGTACGAGTCACGTGCTCACGGCCGTCCGTGGAGCATGAGCTCGTCCCAGATCAGCACCCACGTGGGGCTGGAGGATCGTGGCTGTAGCCGGTCTCGATCTGGAGACGCCTCCCAGAGCCCCGGGCCCTCTGGCCTGGCCAGGCCGCTGCCTTACTCAGACCACGACCGCTGTTCACTTCTGGACTACGACCGACATGCACAAAAGCTCATAGTGTAA